From a region of the Salinispira pacifica genome:
- the ilvY gene encoding HTH-type transcriptional activator IlvY, producing the protein MNYQQLQCFVALAETGNFNRASSRSYMSPSAFSRIIQRTEEELGVELCVRNTREVFITASGERFLAYAREALSEYENIRQQLHSGEVSGELSIFATVTACYSILPRVLNPFRKAYPGVTIHLRTGDAADALDEVRMNRVDCSVAPIPDSSADDLFVQVVTSTPLVFVAPWEEFRSQLEGFPVDAPWDELPIILPERGLARERIDTWFRSRGIQPRIRAEVAGNEGILSMVNLGLGIGLVPELVVVNSPLTEGLEILPHIDEVPDFQVGVAAKQSRRANPALRAFMQSAMENLG; encoded by the coding sequence ATGAACTATCAGCAGCTTCAATGTTTTGTGGCCCTGGCGGAAACCGGAAATTTCAACCGGGCAAGTTCCAGAAGCTACATGAGCCCGTCTGCTTTTTCAAGGATTATCCAGCGGACCGAGGAAGAGCTGGGGGTGGAACTCTGTGTACGGAATACCCGTGAGGTGTTTATTACCGCCAGCGGAGAGCGCTTTCTTGCCTACGCCCGGGAGGCTCTTTCGGAGTATGAAAATATCCGGCAGCAGCTTCACAGCGGTGAGGTCTCCGGGGAGCTGAGCATCTTCGCCACGGTAACAGCCTGTTACTCCATCCTTCCCCGGGTGCTCAATCCGTTCCGGAAGGCGTATCCCGGAGTGACCATCCACCTGCGCACCGGCGATGCCGCCGATGCCCTGGATGAGGTGCGGATGAACCGGGTTGACTGCAGCGTAGCTCCCATCCCTGACAGTTCGGCCGACGATTTGTTTGTACAGGTGGTGACATCCACCCCTCTGGTGTTTGTGGCTCCCTGGGAGGAGTTCAGGAGCCAGCTGGAGGGATTTCCCGTGGATGCACCCTGGGACGAACTTCCCATTATTCTGCCGGAGCGTGGGCTTGCACGGGAACGGATCGATACTTGGTTTCGCAGCAGGGGCATACAGCCCCGTATCCGTGCCGAGGTTGCGGGAAACGAGGGAATCCTGTCTATGGTGAACCTGGGGCTGGGCATCGGCCTTGTTCCGGAACTGGTGGTTGTAAACAGCCCCCTTACAGAAGGGCTTGAGATACTTCCTCACATTGATGAGGTTCCCGACTTTCAGGTAGGTGTTGCGGCCAAGCAGAGCAGGCGGGCGAACCCCGCCCTCAGGGCATTTATGCAGAGCGCCATGGAGAATCTGGGCTGA
- a CDS encoding CbiQ family ECF transporter T component: MAQNLSFHYQSGSSLLHNASASVKFIAYISLNLLFSAAGYSGMLINLAAMIIVSFLAGTRVLRVIKELRAFFWIFLISYISRAHLSDGIPVEIPFLQHSFIINWNKEGAYETLRLILHISNSIISTHILMSTTRLSQLQDGIYRIIRPLNAKFAWTISTMLRIMLGAIPRLLDAAKDSGRRIRLRGLQIKKHPLRYVKAMGLLMLQHMGNLSTSYTASLLLRAWKEDGPASLPAIRWLSLSNAVVCISAAVLGTGSVLL, from the coding sequence ATGGCTCAAAACCTGAGCTTTCATTATCAGAGCGGCAGCAGTCTTCTCCACAATGCCTCCGCATCAGTAAAATTCATTGCCTATATCAGCTTAAACCTGCTGTTTTCCGCCGCCGGATATTCGGGAATGCTCATAAACCTTGCCGCCATGATCATTGTGAGCTTCCTGGCGGGAACCCGTGTATTGCGGGTGATAAAAGAGCTGCGTGCCTTCTTCTGGATATTCCTGATAAGCTATATCAGCAGGGCCCATCTGAGCGACGGGATTCCCGTTGAAATCCCCTTCCTCCAGCACAGCTTCATCATAAACTGGAACAAAGAGGGCGCATATGAGACCCTCCGGCTCATCCTTCACATTTCCAATTCAATTATCAGCACCCACATTCTCATGTCCACCACCCGGCTTTCCCAGCTGCAGGATGGAATATACCGCATCATCCGCCCGCTGAATGCCAAATTTGCCTGGACAATTTCCACCATGCTGAGAATTATGCTGGGAGCCATTCCCCGGCTGCTGGATGCCGCCAAAGACTCGGGCCGACGAATACGTCTGCGTGGACTGCAAATTAAAAAGCATCCCCTGCGATATGTAAAGGCGATGGGGCTGCTCATGCTTCAGCATATGGGAAATCTCAGCACAAGCTACACCGCATCCCTCCTGCTTCGAGCCTGGAAGGAAGACGGTCCCGCCTCTCTCCCGGCGATTCGATGGTTGTCCCTTTCCAATGCCGTGGTGTGCATCTCCGCCGCCGTTCTGGGTACGGGTTCGGTACTGCTGTAG
- a CDS encoding energy-coupling factor ABC transporter ATP-binding protein, with protein sequence MLEADHISLSIDGHQILSNISCSFHKGEITVITGPNGAGKTMLIHALAGLLDDMEGDIRLNSAPYPAKGKALGTGVGLVFQQPEMQVIEQTVEEDILFGLRNLKISEEERQTRLEYALEWSGLHEHRDQNPRSLSGGEIRRLALASILAMNPDYILMDEPFENLDYPGVVETLHQILRLKEENRGIVIVTHGLEKCLALADRLILLKEGRIIADALPERVLNFLEDHDVRKPPMKIKDMTWLKT encoded by the coding sequence ATGCTCGAAGCTGATCACATATCATTATCCATAGACGGACATCAAATCCTCTCCAATATCAGCTGCAGCTTTCATAAGGGTGAGATAACCGTTATCACCGGTCCCAACGGTGCGGGGAAAACCATGCTCATTCACGCCCTGGCAGGCCTGCTTGATGATATGGAAGGGGATATCCGGCTCAACTCCGCTCCATATCCTGCAAAAGGCAAGGCCTTGGGAACCGGTGTAGGTCTGGTTTTCCAGCAGCCGGAGATGCAGGTCATTGAACAGACCGTGGAAGAGGATATTCTATTCGGCCTGAGAAATCTGAAGATCTCTGAGGAAGAGAGGCAGACCCGCCTTGAATACGCCCTGGAGTGGAGCGGTCTTCATGAACACCGGGATCAGAATCCCCGGAGTCTCTCGGGCGGGGAGATACGGAGACTTGCTCTGGCCTCCATCCTTGCCATGAACCCCGACTACATTCTCATGGATGAGCCTTTTGAAAACCTGGATTACCCCGGGGTTGTTGAGACCCTGCATCAGATTCTCCGGCTGAAGGAGGAGAACCGGGGAATTGTAATTGTGACCCATGGTCTGGAAAAGTGTCTGGCGTTAGCTGACAGGCTGATTCTTCTCAAGGAAGGGCGGATTATCGCAGACGCCCTGCCCGAGCGGGTGCTGAATTTTCTGGAAGATCACGATGTGCGGAAACCTCCCATGAAGATCAAGGATATGACATGGCTCAAAACCTGA
- a CDS encoding biotin transporter BioY, with protein MTDQTKHIRNIVLAAVFAALIAVGAMIRFDIPLSPVPITLQTFFILLAGILLRPLYALGATALYIFAGIAGLPVFAGGTSGFAVILGPSGGFIIGFLPAALIMSLIVHMRPGNKASAAEHAGHLHRGALSPLFRDVLATVAGTLIIYAIGYPWIVLNLGWDWRIGLGRAVLPYVPGDVVKIIAAVLLAIPGRRILQGNARS; from the coding sequence ATGACTGATCAAACCAAACATATTCGGAATATCGTATTGGCAGCCGTATTTGCCGCCCTGATAGCGGTGGGTGCAATGATCCGCTTCGACATTCCCCTGAGTCCCGTACCCATTACCCTCCAGACCTTCTTCATTCTGCTGGCAGGAATTCTCCTTCGGCCTCTCTACGCTCTGGGGGCAACTGCTCTCTATATTTTTGCCGGAATTGCCGGCCTGCCGGTGTTTGCCGGGGGAACCAGCGGTTTTGCGGTAATCCTGGGCCCCAGCGGAGGATTTATTATCGGTTTTCTTCCGGCTGCGCTCATTATGTCTCTGATCGTGCACATGAGACCGGGTAACAAGGCCAGCGCAGCCGAGCATGCAGGTCATCTGCACCGTGGAGCCCTCTCTCCCCTGTTCCGGGACGTTCTGGCGACCGTGGCGGGTACGCTCATTATTTATGCAATCGGCTATCCCTGGATTGTGCTCAACCTGGGCTGGGATTGGCGCATCGGACTTGGACGGGCCGTACTTCCCTATGTTCCCGGTGATGTGGTAAAAATCATTGCCGCAGTATTGCTGGCAATACCCGGACGAAGGATATTACAAGGGAATGCTCGAAGCTGA
- a CDS encoding D-alanyl-D-alanine carboxypeptidase family protein: MYKSVSKILRKNLNFIQEFPRALPFKRVLRVGAGSLFSFLLLFILTGGQPSAWAQNLDNRYPGSMYAITQDFSHVTEQGDEENGAGGTEKISDSYPLSYQSIFSLQPPEHDAPIAMLLELNTGSILYGENILQEYPPASLTKLFTVYTALDIYEELGVQMDDTARFSSAAWAENAPPRSSLMFLGPDQAPSIREIILGLMVSSGNDAAMAIAETSTGSMEGFMLRMNRIAEQLGLEASRFVEPSGYSENNRTSAMDLARLTQLYLERWPWVIQEFHMVESFTYPRREHMLNGATAQFMNITQYNRNGLISSYEGATGLKTGYIDESGYNIIATARRDGMHLFALVMGVQADNSVEGSRLREEAARSLLDYGFENFTRVELPLAEGNIPVRRGEAENLVLKGETLEMIVPVNTGDITVERRRAAALAAPVAEDQIVDRFRWIQNGRVVGEYAREAGRAIPRSRGIRASVQSIGQFFRRIFTGERPLEGDIGGFSGSEL; this comes from the coding sequence ATGTATAAAAGTGTCAGTAAAATACTCAGGAAAAACCTGAATTTCATTCAGGAATTCCCCCGGGCCCTGCCGTTCAAACGGGTTTTGAGGGTTGGGGCAGGGAGCCTTTTTTCTTTTCTGCTTCTGTTCATTCTGACCGGCGGACAGCCCTCCGCCTGGGCGCAGAATCTTGACAACCGTTATCCCGGCAGCATGTATGCCATTACCCAGGATTTTTCCCACGTCACCGAGCAGGGTGACGAAGAGAACGGGGCCGGCGGGACGGAAAAAATTTCGGACAGCTATCCTCTGAGCTACCAGAGCATCTTTTCTCTTCAGCCTCCCGAACACGACGCACCCATAGCCATGCTCCTTGAGCTGAACACCGGCAGCATCCTCTACGGGGAAAATATCTTGCAGGAGTACCCCCCTGCCAGTCTGACCAAACTGTTCACCGTCTATACTGCTCTGGATATCTATGAGGAACTGGGCGTACAGATGGACGATACCGCCAGGTTCAGCTCCGCAGCCTGGGCGGAAAATGCCCCCCCGAGATCCTCCCTGATGTTTCTGGGGCCGGATCAGGCGCCAAGCATCCGGGAGATAATTCTGGGTCTCATGGTTTCCAGCGGAAATGATGCGGCCATGGCCATTGCCGAGACCAGCACCGGAAGCATGGAAGGTTTCATGCTCAGGATGAACCGGATTGCCGAACAGCTGGGACTTGAAGCAAGCAGATTTGTGGAACCTTCAGGGTACTCTGAGAACAACCGCACAAGCGCCATGGATCTTGCGCGCCTCACTCAGCTGTATCTTGAACGCTGGCCCTGGGTCATTCAAGAGTTTCATATGGTGGAGAGCTTCACATACCCCAGAAGGGAACATATGCTCAACGGCGCCACCGCCCAATTCATGAATATCACCCAGTACAACAGAAACGGGCTGATCTCCTCGTATGAGGGAGCCACCGGGTTGAAGACCGGGTACATCGATGAATCGGGCTATAATATTATCGCCACCGCCCGGAGAGACGGAATGCATCTGTTTGCCCTGGTCATGGGGGTTCAGGCCGACAATTCCGTGGAAGGATCCAGACTCAGGGAGGAAGCTGCCAGGTCGTTGCTGGATTACGGCTTTGAAAATTTCACCAGGGTTGAGCTTCCATTGGCCGAAGGAAACATCCCGGTAAGAAGGGGCGAAGCGGAAAATCTTGTGCTGAAAGGGGAAACACTCGAGATGATTGTTCCTGTGAATACGGGGGATATTACCGTGGAACGGCGCCGGGCCGCAGCCCTTGCCGCACCGGTGGCGGAGGATCAGATCGTGGACCGTTTCCGCTGGATACAGAACGGCAGGGTTGTGGGGGAATATGCCCGGGAGGCGGGAAGAGCGATCCCCCGAAGCCGGGGGATCAGAGCTTCTGTTCAAAGCATCGGTCAGTTCTTCCGGAGAATTTTCACCGGCGAA